In Dehalococcoidia bacterium, a genomic segment contains:
- the rpsO gene encoding 30S ribosomal protein S15 yields MLRRRERQEIISTYRIHERDTGSPEVQIALLTERIRRLTQHLQVHRKDHHSRRGLMMMVGRRRRLLRYLEREDPQRYRKIVAQLGLRK; encoded by the coding sequence ATGCTCAGGAGGCGGGAGCGTCAAGAGATCATATCGACATACCGCATCCACGAAAGGGACACGGGTTCCCCTGAGGTCCAGATCGCCCTCCTGACGGAGCGCATCCGCCGCCTCACCCAGCACCTGCAGGTCCACCGCAAAGACCACCATTCCCGCCGGGGCCTGATGATGATGGTGGGACGGCGGCGGCGCCTCCTGCGCTACCTGGAGAGGGAGGACCCCCAGCGCTATCGGAAGATCGTGGCCCAGCTGGGGCTCCGCAAGTGA
- a CDS encoding DegV family protein produces the protein MRKVAIVTDSSACLPSALTEELGILVVPHRLHLGGQTLEDGAISPSEFYALLERGRAPATTTAPPPGAFLEAYRRASQEAESVLCIVFSSRFSVTFQVAREGARLFHQERPQVAVEVMDSRNLALAHGFVVLAAARAAYRGEGMEACLQEAQQVAQRAGLIGMVDTLRYLARGGRVPWVVHWATALLQIKPIMAADGDEVRPVERVRTRRRALERLLVALRQRLDPSLPLQLGVMHAAAPEVAEELAQQLRQEWRPRELLVVEFTPVMGVHVGPGFVGIAYAVEAPAQALMADVAQLEAGLGPLPPPMDPPALVVLCGLPGSGKSTFARLLRERVPLAVLESDRLRKLLFGRPTYSAQESSRLFQAIHALADRLLARGIPVLIDATNLREAHRRPLYAMAERHGARLVVVQVEAPPQVVRQRLQRRQQLRPIDDWSDAGVEVYERMQAQVEPIGRPYIRVDTSRELGPALEEVVAALSSPQGRGE, from the coding sequence ATGCGCAAGGTGGCCATCGTCACCGATAGCTCCGCCTGCCTGCCGTCGGCGCTGACAGAGGAGTTAGGCATCCTGGTGGTGCCCCACCGGTTGCACCTTGGGGGCCAGACGCTGGAGGACGGGGCCATCTCCCCCTCTGAGTTCTATGCCTTGCTGGAGAGGGGCAGGGCTCCGGCCACCACCACCGCCCCGCCCCCGGGGGCCTTCCTAGAGGCATATCGGCGGGCCTCCCAGGAGGCCGAGTCGGTACTGTGTATCGTCTTCTCCTCCCGTTTCAGCGTCACCTTCCAGGTGGCGCGGGAGGGGGCGCGCCTGTTCCATCAGGAGCGGCCCCAGGTGGCGGTGGAAGTGATGGACTCCCGCAACCTGGCTCTGGCGCATGGGTTCGTGGTCCTGGCGGCGGCGCGGGCGGCGTATCGGGGGGAGGGGATGGAGGCCTGCCTACAGGAGGCGCAGCAGGTCGCACAGCGGGCGGGCCTCATCGGCATGGTGGACACCCTCCGCTACCTGGCGCGGGGAGGGAGGGTGCCGTGGGTGGTCCACTGGGCCACCGCCCTTCTGCAGATCAAGCCCATCATGGCCGCCGATGGCGACGAGGTGCGGCCTGTGGAGAGGGTGCGCACCCGCCGCCGTGCCCTGGAGAGGCTTTTGGTGGCCCTGCGCCAGCGCCTGGACCCCTCCTTACCCCTCCAGCTAGGGGTGATGCATGCCGCTGCCCCTGAGGTGGCTGAGGAGCTGGCCCAGCAGCTGCGCCAGGAGTGGCGGCCGCGGGAGCTCCTGGTGGTGGAGTTCACCCCCGTCATGGGGGTGCACGTAGGGCCGGGTTTTGTGGGCATCGCCTATGCTGTGGAGGCCCCTGCCCAGGCCCTGATGGCCGATGTGGCCCAGCTGGAGGCTGGGCTGGGCCCTCTACCCCCGCCCATGGATCCGCCGGCTCTTGTGGTCCTGTGTGGGCTTCCAGGCTCTGGCAAGTCTACCTTCGCCCGTCTCCTACGGGAGCGGGTGCCCCTAGCGGTGCTGGAGAGCGACCGGCTGCGCAAGCTCCTCTTTGGCCGCCCCACCTACTCGGCGCAGGAGAGTAGTCGCCTCTTCCAGGCCATCCACGCCTTGGCCGACCGTCTCCTGGCACGGGGCATCCCGGTGCTCATCGACGCCACCAACCTGCGGGAGGCCCACCGTCGCCCTCTATATGCCATGGCCGAGCGCCACGGTGCCCGCCTGGTGGTGGTGCAAGTGGAGGCCCCGCCACAGGTGGTACGTCAGCGTCTCCAGCGTCGGCAGCAGCTACGCCCCATAGACGATTGGTCGGACGCTGGCGTGGAGGTCTACGAGCGCATGCAG